One region of Carya illinoinensis cultivar Pawnee chromosome 8, C.illinoinensisPawnee_v1, whole genome shotgun sequence genomic DNA includes:
- the LOC122318975 gene encoding putative pentatricopeptide repeat-containing protein At1g12700, mitochondrial has translation MGSAPKSLNSLLFFFSNHLILDYRRIWHFSFHSSNTYYLRSVATNSCTRVREYGESPKQLLKYVRDQCRTGTFKNLDAALGLFDRMVRMHPLPSVVSFNQLLTSIARAKHHSTVITLVKQIDLLEIADLHTLNILVNCFCHLNRVDFGFSVFAKILKLGFQPNSVSISTLVKGLCLQGKIAEAVNLADEMGEKGYKPDGFTYSTIINAMCKVGETDLAINSLRKMEDANFVLDAASYNTIICSLCKDGLLTEALKLFSTMTGKGIQPDHFTYNPLIQGLCNFGHWKEAAKLVTEMEERNIMPNVHSFNILVAALLKEGKMTEAKEAFDMMTKKGIGPDVVTHNSFIDCYCQQNKMDEAVETFNMMVRRGCSPNVISYSTLINGYCKSKRIAEAINLFHEMLDKGMIPNVVTYNTLIGGFCRVGRPLAALELLHKMQACGEHPILQTYAILLDGLFKKRRKKRHFVEAMALFREMVHKKLDIDIVIYNILIDAMCDAGKLVTAKEFFCSLSTKGLQPNAHTYNIMFKGLCKEGLINEACELLEKMDGNGCLPDNFSYNTIIQGLLKHGETSRAVKYIEIMVDKGFSANAKTTTMVINLLCANKVDKAIREWFEKLL, from the coding sequence ATGGGTTCAGCTCCTAAATCTTTGaactctcttcttttcttcttctctaatCATTTGATTCTTGATTATCGTCGTATATGGCATTTTTCATTCCATTCTTCAAATACTTACTATCTCCGTAGTGTAGCTACCAACTCTTGCACCAGAGTTCGAGAATATGGGGAAAGCCCCAAACAGTTATTGAAATATGTAAGAGATCAATGCAGAACTGGTACCTTCAAGAATCTTGACGCTGCCTTGGGCTTATTTGATCGAATGGTCCGCATGCACCCTTTGCCTTCTGTTGTGTCTTTTAATCAATTGCTGACATCAATTGCAAGAGCGAAGCATCACTCAACTGTGATCACATTGGTAAAACAAATAGACTTGTTAGAAATTGCTGATCTTCATACTCtcaatattttggttaattgcTTCTGCCATCTTAACCGTGTGGATTTCGGGTTCTCTGTTTTCgcaaaaattttgaaacttgGTTTTCAACCCAACTCTGTGTCTATAAGCACTCTTGTCAAGGGGCTCTGTCTCCAGGGTAAAATTGCTGAAGCGGTTAATTTGGCTGATGAAATGGGGGAGAAGGGATATAAACCTGATGGATTTACCTATTCGACCATAATTAACGCTATGTGTAAGGTAGGTGAAACTGATCTGGCCATTAACTCGCTTAGGAAGATGGAAGATGCAAATTTTGTACTTGATGCAGCATCGTATAATACAATCATTTGCAGTTTGTGCAAGGACGGATTGTTGACTGAAGCCTTGAAACTTTTTTCCACAATGACGGGTAAAGGCATTCAGCCAGACCATTTTACTTACAATCCCTTAATTCAGGGCCTATGCAATTTTGGCCATTGGAAAGAGGCTGCTAAATTAGTGACTGAGATGGAAGAAAGGAATATCATGCCAAATGTGCATTCTTTCAATATATTGGTGGCTGCGCTTCTAAAAGAGGGGAAGATGACGGAGGCAAAAGAAGCTTTTGATATGATGACTAAGAAAGGCATCGGGCCAGATGTAGTCACGCACAACTCTTTCATTGATTGTTATTGTCAGCAAAACAAAATGGACGAGGCAGTCGAAACATTTAATATGATGGTTAGGAGGGGTTGTTCTCCTAATGTTATTAGCTATAGCACATTAATCAATGGATATTGTAAAAGTAAGAGAATTGCCGAGGCAATAAATCTCTTTCATGAAATGTTAGACAAGGGAATGATTCCCAATGTTGTCACTTACAACACTCTTATAGGTGGGTTTTGCCGAGTGGGGAGACCTTTGGCTGCGTTAGAGCTACTCCATAAGATGCAAGCTTGTGGAGAACATCCTATTCTCCAAACTTATGCCATTTTGTTAGATGGTCTTTTTAAGAAGAGACGTAAGAAGAGACATTTTGTGGAGGCAATGGCATTGTTTCGAGAGATGGTACACAAAAAGTTGGACATTGATATTGTGATTTACAACATCTTGATTGATGCTATGTGTGATGCGGGAAAACTTGTGACTGCAAAAGAATTCTTTTGTAGTCTTTCTACCAAAGGGTTGCAACCTAATGCTCACACTTACAATATAATGTTCAAAGGACTATGCAAAGAGGGACTAATAAATGAAGCCTGTGAGCTGCTTGAGAAAATGGATGGGAATGGTTGCTTGCCTGACAATTTCTCGTATAACACAATTATCCAAGGATTGCTGAAACATGGTGAGACATCAAGGGCagtaaaatatattgaaataatgGTTGACAAGGGTTTCTCTGCAAATGCAAAAACTACGACCATGGTGATTAACTTGTTGTGTGCTAATAAAGTTGATAAGGCAATTCGAGAGTGGTTTGAGAAGCTTTTGTAA